A genomic region of Nitrospirota bacterium contains the following coding sequences:
- a CDS encoding cold-shock protein, producing MANGTVKWFNDSKGFGFITSEDGTDVFVHHTSIQAQGFKSLAEGDSVTFDTEKGPKGPKAVNVVRQ from the coding sequence ATGGCTAACGGAACAGTAAAGTGGTTCAACGATTCCAAAGGCTTCGGCTTCATCACCAGTGAAGACGGCACCGATGTTTTCGTCCACCATACGTCCATCCAGGCTCAGGGATTCAAGTCCCTTGCCGAGGGTGACAGCGTTACGTTCGATACCGAGAAAGGCCCTAAAGGTCCCAAGGCAGTCAACGTCGTAAGACAGTAA